GGGCCCGAGGCAGGGAGATCATCCCCTAGTAGTTGTGCCTGCGCCGAGTCGAGGTCTTCTTTCGTTTTTCGTCGTTTACCACCCACTTCTGACAAGCGGATCGCTAGCGTGGGGCTATCGAGTTCTGCTAACGGCTCCCCTTTACGCACCGACATCCCTTCGCGGCCTGCGAGTCGAATCACCACGCCATCAGCTGGCGCGAAGACATGCTGACGGACCTGCGGAACAAGCTCGCCACTCGCTTCGACTGTCAGCTCGGCTGGTATCAGCAACAGCGCGGCTGTGATGGCACCCAGGACGATTCCCAGCAAGGCCAATTGTGCGAGACGTTGTCGCGCATGATCACGCACCTTGCGACGGAGTCGTCCGAGCCATTTGAAGGGGAGCGATTCGTACTCGACCGCTCCTTCAACCGCACCAGCAACCGTTGCGGCGATGAGCGCTGCTCGTCGGCGATCGTCGATGGATGGCAGGCGCGAGAACCATTCGCAGGCCAAAATTCCGATCGGCCTTGAGGATTCATCGTCGGTCGTAAGCGGGAGCATGGCGAGCGAACGAGCATGGGTTTCGTCGACGAGCGCTTCAGCCGCTTCTTCGACCTGCGGCGCGACATCGTCGTTTTTGTTGTCGCCGTACCAAAGTGTGTCTCCCGACCGGAGCACAAGCCCAGCCAGCTGTTCGAGATGTCTTAATGATTGGCTACGACGGTCGAACGAAGCGGCGCCGCTGATGGCGATCACTTCAGTGCGATTTCCTCGCGCTAGTAGCAGCGTCATCCGGTCGCAGTGAGCAAGTGCGGGAGCATCGCCGACAATGGTGCTCGCGACATTCTCGAGAATCAGCGATTCGTGCACACGCCTCGAAAGATCGAGGAGCTGTGCGGCATCGAGTTCTCGCGTCTTTAGCAAACGAAGTTGGCGGTTCTTTTCGTAGTCCTCGGCGATTTCGCAACCGGTGGTGACGAGCCGGAAATAGCCATCGACCAGTGCTGGCCGCGACTCCGGACGCTGCAAGATTTCGATCACTCCGAGCGGTTCGTCGAGTACCACCAGCGGCGCGACGATCAGCAGCCACGGTGTATCGTTCACTTGATTTCGCGTGCTGCTTCCAGGTGGAACGAGCTGCGGTTCGTGGGAACGCAGGACGTCGACGATGAGCGCGTCGTGCTGGGCTCGCAGCTGCGAGTCGCCAGCGAGTGTTTGTTCGAGTTGCATCTCGAACTGGCACAGGAGTTGGCCTTCACGCACGGTCCAGACAGCACCACCTACAGCGGCCAGCACACCGATTAACTGTGACAGGAGCTTAGGGTAGAAGGTTTCAGGTGCAACATCCTCGCGCGCGAGTTGCGTGAGTCCATCGAGCACTTCTTCGATCTCGAGCCAAGCGGCGTCGGAAGGCTCGTGCGGATCGAGGTTGCCGGTCGTCATGGTTAGCGGCAATTTCGATCGAGGTGATGTGCGGGAAGAATCACGGGCCACGAGGAGCCAAGACTGTGCTCGTGGCAAGCTCAAT
This window of the Pirellula staleyi DSM 6068 genome carries:
- a CDS encoding HlyD family efflux transporter periplasmic adaptor subunit, whose protein sequence is MTTGNLDPHEPSDAAWLEIEEVLDGLTQLAREDVAPETFYPKLLSQLIGVLAAVGGAVWTVREGQLLCQFEMQLEQTLAGDSQLRAQHDALIVDVLRSHEPQLVPPGSSTRNQVNDTPWLLIVAPLVVLDEPLGVIEILQRPESRPALVDGYFRLVTTGCEIAEDYEKNRQLRLLKTRELDAAQLLDLSRRVHESLILENVASTIVGDAPALAHCDRMTLLLARGNRTEVIAISGAASFDRRSQSLRHLEQLAGLVLRSGDTLWYGDNKNDDVAPQVEEAAEALVDETHARSLAMLPLTTDDESSRPIGILACEWFSRLPSIDDRRRAALIAATVAGAVEGAVEYESLPFKWLGRLRRKVRDHARQRLAQLALLGIVLGAITAALLLIPAELTVEASGELVPQVRQHVFAPADGVVIRLAGREGMSVRKGEPLAELDSPTLAIRLSEVGGKRRKTKEDLDSAQAQLLGDDLPASGPGSKSELAARIEQLKEISIGLEAEEEILKAEVAQLKINSPISGSIVTFDLERQLADRPVKRGELLMTIADLTSPWQLELDLPDRRAGYVLRAQAHSKQPVAVSFVLGTDITQVHRAVVEAIAPATSRDEQNQSIVHITAGSISGKLPELRPGATVRAKIECGTYPIGYVWFHELITLVRSWCVY